The genomic segment GGGGCTGGCGGCCTTCCGGGGGGTGGACCTGATTTACGAGGCCGGGCTGACTTCGGCCCCGCCCGTCCCCGCCGTCCCCCAGCCTGCGCCCGCCGCCCTTCCTGCCCAGCCCAGCGCTGAAGTCCTCCCACAGCTCGACGTGCGCGAGCTGTGCCGGGGGCTGCCTTCCGCGCTGGCGGGCGAGGTGCTGTCCACCGTCGACCACCTCGAAACCGTGGCGGTGCAGGCCCGCGAGGGTGGGGATACCCGCCGCGCCTTCGACGCCCGGCAGGGCCTGAGCGACTACCTCCCCGGCACGGTGCAGGCCTGGAAGGCGCAGCCGGAAGACGAGCGCGACCCCGCCGAACTCGAACGCGCCCTGGGGCAGATTCGCCGCATCGCCGGATCGGACACCTCCTCCCGCGAGAGCGCCCGCCGCGCCTGGGAAACTCAGCAGCGCTTTCTGGAGGCCCGGACGGATAAGAGTCACGGCGACCCGGAGTGACCCGGCCGGGGGCTTGAACCGGACGTAACGTCAGCCCTTACGGTGAGGTGCGGAGGGAAGCGGTGAAACTCAGAATCGGTGAACTCGCCCGGCACAGCGGTGTCACGGTGCGGACCCTGCGCCACTACGACCAGATCGGCCTGCTCTGCCCCGGCGAGCGCACCGACGGCGACCACCGCCTCTACTCCGAGGGCGAGGTGCGGACCCTGCACCAGATTCAGACCCTGCGCACGCTGGGGCTCTCGCTGGACCAGATTCGCGGGGCACTGCACGACCCGGTCCATGATCCCGCCGCCGTTCTCGCCGCCCATATCCGCCTGCTGGAGGAGCGGCTGGAGCGCGAGCAGACGCTGCTGGAGCGTCTACGGCGGCTGGACCCGCGCGGGGCGAGCTGGGCCGAACTTCTGGAGGTGATTCGAATGAACGAGAAGGTGGAGAAGATGCTGGACGTGGCCCGTCAGGTGGGCGAGCAGCCTAAATTTGACGACGAGCAGATGAAATACCTGGAGCAGCGGCGCGAGGTTGTCGGCGAGGCCCGCATCAAGGAAGTCGAGGCCGAGTGGCCCCGCCTCATGGCCGAGGTGCTGCGCGAGATGGAAGCGGGGACCCACGCGTCGGACCCGCGTGTCCTCGACCTCGCCCGGCGCTGGCAGGGACTGGTGGCCGAGTTCACCGGGGGCCGCCCGGACATCGGTGGAACACTGAACGAGTCCTATCAGGCCCACCTGACGCCGGAGATGCAGGCGATGTGGAGCTACATCGGGGAGGCGATGGGGCACCTGAAGTGAAGTCAGCACAAGCGGCGGCCCGTGCGCATGGGCCGCCGCTTTGATGTGCGCTGCTCAGTCTTTGACGAGTTCAATCCCCGCCAGTTCGTCCACCGGCAGGCCCCACTCGTTCATCGCGGCGATGAAGGGATCGGGGTCGAACTCCTCGACGTTGTAGACGCCGGGCTTCATCCACGTTCCCTGAAGCATCAGCATCGCGCCGATCATGGCGGGCACGCCCGTCGTGTAAGACACGCCCTGCGCCTGCACTTCGCGGTAGCACTCGGCGTGGTCCTTCACGTTGTAGATGAAGTGGACGTTCGGCTGGCCATCCTTGCCCAGCCCCTTGGCCTGCACGCCGATGCAGGTCTGCCCGGTGTAGCCTTCCGCCAGCGACTCGGGCGCGGGCAGCACGGCCTTGAGGAACTCGATGGGGGCAATCTGCATGCCCCGGAAGTTGATCGGCTCGATGGAGGTCATGCCGATGCCCTCCAGCACGCTCAGGTGCTTGATGTACGCCTCGCCGAAGGTCATCCAGAACCGCGCCCGCTTGATGGTCGGGAAGTTCTGGACCAGCGACTCGAGTTCCTCGTGGTACAGCACGTAGCTCTTGCGGGTCGCCACCTTGGGGTAGTAGATGTCCTGGCTGATCTCCAGCGGCGCGGTTTCCACCCACTCGCCGTTTTCCCAGTAGCGGCCATTCGCTGTGATCTCGCGGATGTTGATCTCCGGGTTGAAGTTGGTGGCGAACGCCTTGCCGTGGTTACCGTTGTTGCAGTCCACAATGTCGAGGTAGTGAATCTCGGAGAAGTGGTGCTTGGCGTGGTAGGCGGTAAACACGTTGGTCGCGCCGGGGTCGAACCCGCAGCCCAGCAGCGCCATCAGCCCGGCCTGCTCGAAGCGCTCGCGGTAGGCCCACTGCCACGAGTACTCGAACTTCGCCACGTCACGCGGCTCGTAGTTGGCGGTGTCGAGGTAATGCACGCCCGTCTCCAGGCAGGCGTCCATGATCGTGAGGTCCTGGTAGGGCAGCGCCACGTTGATCACGAGCTCGGGGCCAAACTCGCGGATCATGGCGGCGAGTTCGGGCACGTTGTCGGCGTCCACCGCTGCCGTGGTGAACTTCGTCCGGCTCTGGGGGAAGTGCTCGTGGATTTCCGCCACGATCTTGTCGCACTTGCTCACCGTGCGGCTGGCGAGCAGCACCTCGGTGAACACGCTGTCGTTCTGGGCGCACTTCTTGGCGACCACGTTGCCCACGCCACCCGCGCCGATAATCATGACCTTGCTCATCGGGGGCCAGTGTACCCGCTCGCGGCTGCTAGCCTGCGCCCCATGCGGACCTTTGGCCTGATCCTGCTCGCCTTCGTGACCGGCGTGGGCCTGATGGTTGCTGCCCTGTCGTGGCAGGGCCGCGCCGCCCGCGAATACGCGGAGGAGGCGGTGCGGGCCGCCGTCCGCGCGGGCATCACCCAGGAGACCCCCTGCGCCGCCGTGCTGAAGCGCGAGCCGCCCGCCACCGTGCAGGGCTGCGTCGTGGGAGTGCAAGACGGTCAGCTCGCCGCCACTGTGACGCTGGAAGGCGGGCGAGTGTCAGTGGCGCGGCCCTGAGTGCTCCCAGAACTCTTGCCCGGCCCCGGATGGGGTACGGTCGGGGGATGCTGACTCTTCAGGGAACGTACCAGGTCGCGCCCAACAAGCGCCTCATCATCCTCGCTGAACCGCAGGGCACGCACGCGCAGATGCCGCTGCTGCGCGGCGACGCCCAGGCGCTGCGGGCCGCGTGCGAGGTGGGCGAGGGCCGCTGCGAGGTGCAGGTGCAGACCCAGCACGGCCCCATGCGCGGCACGCTGGTGGAAAAGCGGCCCCGCAAGTTCTCGCTGTGGCAGTTCGAGGGCCACCTCGGCTTCCTGCCGCGCGAGGAACGCGCCTGATACGCAGCCCCTGACCAGCGCGGGGGTTCTCCCGGCCGGGCAGATGTGGTCTGCTGGCCCCATGACCACTGCTGTGGCGGACCTCTACCTCTCTGACGTGCGGTCACGGATGCGTGGCGTCAAGACGCTGGGGGACGGGGCGCTCGCGCAACTTCAGTCCGGCGAGTGGCACACGGCGCTTTCGGAAGGGGGCAATTCTGCGGCCGTCCTCGTGCAGCACATGGCGGGCAACATGCACTCGCGCTGGGGCGGCCTGCGCGGGGGGTACGCGCCGGGCATGGAGGGGGAGACGCCGGGCCGCCACCGCGACGCCGAGTTTGAGGAGGGCAACCGAGCCGGGGACGAACTGCGCCAACTCTGGGAAGACGGCTGGACCGTCTTTCTGGACGCGCTGGACCACCTGCGGCCCGCCGACCTGACGGGCACGCTGACCATCCGGGGGGAGCCGCACACCGTGCTGGAGGCAATTCAGCGGCAGGTGGCCCACTACAGCGGACACGTCTATCAACTCGTGCTGCTGGTCAAGACCCTGCGGGGCGCGGACTGGCAGACCCTCAGCATTCCGCGTGGCGGGTCGACGGCCTATAACGCGCGGCTGGAGGCCGAACACCGCTGAGCTTCAGCGGTTGCTCTTGCGAAAGAGCCCGCCCTGACCCGCCGCCGCGTCCCGCACCGCTTGCTCCATCAGCGTGACGATCTGCGACACAGGGAGGGTAAAAAAGCCCGCCTCGCCCCGTGCGTGCGCGGCCCGCCACGTCTCGTACCCGCCGCCGTCGTCGGCCATGACGCCCTGCTCTAGCAGTTCGGTCACGCTCTGGCGCACCTCGGCCTCGCGGATGGGCAGGTGGCCGATAGAGGTGGTCAGGCCGCTCTCGGTCAGCGGGCTGGGAATTCGCAGGCCCTGAAGCTGGACGTGCAGCAGGGCCTCGCCGCCCACCGTCTCGCGGCGCAGGACGATCAGGGTGGAGCCTTCCTCGCCGGGGCGGGTGCGGTAGGCCCAGCGCTGGCCGGGGGCGAAGGTCGGAGTGGGGTCGGTCATGGCCCCAGGCTAGCCGACGCCACCGCACCCCCACTACCGGGGCGCTAGCCTCCCTCCCATGAGTGGTGACGGCCTGCCCGAACGGTTTGACGTGATCGTCCACCCCGCCCGCGAACTGCGCGGCGAGGTGCGGGCGCAACCCAGCAAGAACTACACGACCCGGTATCTGCTCGCGGCGGCGCTGGCCGAGGGGGAGACGCGGGTGGTGGGGGCTGCCACCAGCGAGGACGCGGAGGCGCTGCTGGCCTGCCTGCGCGACTGGGGCGCGGGGGTCGAGCGGGTGGGGGGAGACGTGACCGTGCGCGGCTTCGGGGCACATCCACGGCCCGGCGTGACCCTCAACCCCGGCAACGCGGGCGCGGTGGCCCGCTTTCTGATGGGGGTGGCTGGGCTGACCACGGGCACCACCTTCGTCACCGACCACCCCGACTCGCTGGGACGGCGGCCCCAGAGCGACCTCCTCGCGGCGCTGGAGCGGCTGGGAGCACGGGTGACGAGCGAGGGCGGACGCCTCCCGATCACGATTTCCGGCCCGGTGCGCGGCGGCGCGGTGGAGGTGAGCGCCGAACGCTCCAGCCAGTACGCCTCCGCGCTGATGTTCCTAGCACCGCTGTTGCCGGAGGGGCTGGACTTGCACCTCGCAGGCGAGATCAAGAGCCATGCCCCGCTGCGGCAGACGCTGGACACGCTGGCGGCCTTCGGGATTCAGGCGACGGCCTCGGGCGATCTGCGCCGCGTGTCCATTCCCGGCGGGCAGGCGTACCGGGCGGGGCGCGTGCCCGTGCCGGGGGACTATCCGGGGAGTGCGGCCCTCCTCGCCGCCGCCGCCGTGCTGCCGGGCGAGGTGACGGTCACCAACCTGCGTGAGCATGACCTTCAGGGCGAACGCGAGGCTTTGGCCGTGCTGCGCGAGATGGGCGCGGAGGTTGTGCGCGAGGGCGACCGGGTGACGGTGCGCGGCGGACGGCCCCTGCGGGCGGTGACCCGCGACGGCGACGGTTTCACGGACGCGGTGCAGGCTCTCACCGCCGCCGCCGCCCTTGCCGACGGCACGACCACCTGGGAGAACGTGGCGACCCTGCGGCTCAAGGAATGCGACCGCATCAGCGACACCCGCCGCGAGCTGGAGCGGCTGGGGCTGACGGCGAGCGAGACGGGGGGCAGCCTTAGCGTGACGGGCACGGGGCGAATTGCCGGGGGCCTCACCGCCGACGGGCACGGCGATCACCGGATGATCATGCTGCTGACCGTGCTGGGCCTCCGGGCCGACGCCCCCATTCGCATCAGCGGGGCGCACCACATCCGCAAGAGCTATCCGGAATTTTTCCGACATCTGGAGGGGCTGGGGGCACGCTTCCAGTATGTGGAGGCCACGCGGGATTGACCGCCGTCACGGTTCCGGCTCACGGCCCCGTGATCTTCTGCCCCCATGCGGAAACGATTGCTGATGGCGGGGATGCTGGCGCTGGCGGGCATGGCGGGCGCACAGGCCCCCACCCTCAAGGCCCCGGACGGCTTCAAGGTCACCGTGTACGCGGACGGCTTCCAGCAACCGCGTTTCATGGCGGTCGCCCCAAACGGCGACGTGTTTCTCTCGGATTCGCGGGCGGGGAGGGTCGTGGTGCTGCCCGACCGTGACCGCAACGGGCGGGCTGACCGCCAGATCGTCTTCGCGTCGGGGCTGAACCGCCCGCATGGGCTGGCCTTCCACAATGGTTTCCTGTACGTGGCGAACACGGACGGGGTGGTGCGCTTCCGGTACGCGAGCGGGCAGACGAAGGCGAGCGGGGCCGCGCAACGTGTCGTCTCGTTGCCTGCCAACGGCGGCCACTGGACCCGCACCGTGGAGTTTGGCCCCGACGGGCGGATGTACGTCTCGGTCGGCTCCAACTGCAACGTCTGCGAGGAAACCGACGACCGCCGCGCCGCCGTGTGGGTCTACGACGCCGACGGGAAGAACGGCAAACCCTACGCGACGGGCCTGCGCAACGCGGTCGGGCTGGAGTGGTTCGGCGGCGCCCTCTACGCCACCAACAATGGCCGGGACATGCTGGGCGACGACCTTCCGCCTGAGGGTTTCTACAAGCTGAGGGCAGGCGGCTTCTACGGCTGGCCCTACTGCTACACGGTGAGGGCAGGGCAGGCGCAGGTCTGGGACAAGGACTTTGGGCAAAAGAGCGCGGCGGTCTGCAAGTCCGCGACCCCCGCCTTCGCCCTGACGACCGCACATTCCGCGCCGCTGGGCCTCGCCTTCTACACGGGCAAGACTTTCCCCAACACCTACCGGGGCCAGATGTTCGCCGCCCTGCACGGCTCGTGGAACCGCAGCGAGAAGAGCGGGTATAAGGTCGTCACCGTGAACCCCCAGACGGGCCAGGTGCGCGACTTCCTGACCGGCTTCCTGCGGGGTGACGAGGTGCTGGGGCGCCCGGTGGACCCGGTGGTGGCGCGGGACGGGGCGCTGCTCGTCACCGACGACGGCGAGGGGCGGGTCTGGCGGATTCAGTACGTGGGACGGTAGGACTCCGGGCCTCCTGACCGGGACGCAGGGTGGGCATCCCGGTCTCTTGGTCTGACTACACTGACCCA from the Deinococcus sp. NW-56 genome contains:
- a CDS encoding saccharopine dehydrogenase family protein — protein: MSKVMIIGAGGVGNVVAKKCAQNDSVFTEVLLASRTVSKCDKIVAEIHEHFPQSRTKFTTAAVDADNVPELAAMIREFGPELVINVALPYQDLTIMDACLETGVHYLDTANYEPRDVAKFEYSWQWAYRERFEQAGLMALLGCGFDPGATNVFTAYHAKHHFSEIHYLDIVDCNNGNHGKAFATNFNPEINIREITANGRYWENGEWVETAPLEISQDIYYPKVATRKSYVLYHEELESLVQNFPTIKRARFWMTFGEAYIKHLSVLEGIGMTSIEPINFRGMQIAPIEFLKAVLPAPESLAEGYTGQTCIGVQAKGLGKDGQPNVHFIYNVKDHAECYREVQAQGVSYTTGVPAMIGAMLMLQGTWMKPGVYNVEEFDPDPFIAAMNEWGLPVDELAGIELVKD
- the aroA gene encoding 3-phosphoshikimate 1-carboxyvinyltransferase, coding for MSGDGLPERFDVIVHPARELRGEVRAQPSKNYTTRYLLAAALAEGETRVVGAATSEDAEALLACLRDWGAGVERVGGDVTVRGFGAHPRPGVTLNPGNAGAVARFLMGVAGLTTGTTFVTDHPDSLGRRPQSDLLAALERLGARVTSEGGRLPITISGPVRGGAVEVSAERSSQYASALMFLAPLLPEGLDLHLAGEIKSHAPLRQTLDTLAAFGIQATASGDLRRVSIPGGQAYRAGRVPVPGDYPGSAALLAAAAVLPGEVTVTNLREHDLQGEREALAVLREMGAEVVREGDRVTVRGGRPLRAVTRDGDGFTDAVQALTAAAALADGTTTWENVATLRLKECDRISDTRRELERLGLTASETGGSLSVTGTGRIAGGLTADGHGDHRMIMLLTVLGLRADAPIRISGAHHIRKSYPEFFRHLEGLGARFQYVEATRD
- a CDS encoding sorbosone dehydrogenase family protein: MRKRLLMAGMLALAGMAGAQAPTLKAPDGFKVTVYADGFQQPRFMAVAPNGDVFLSDSRAGRVVVLPDRDRNGRADRQIVFASGLNRPHGLAFHNGFLYVANTDGVVRFRYASGQTKASGAAQRVVSLPANGGHWTRTVEFGPDGRMYVSVGSNCNVCEETDDRRAAVWVYDADGKNGKPYATGLRNAVGLEWFGGALYATNNGRDMLGDDLPPEGFYKLRAGGFYGWPYCYTVRAGQAQVWDKDFGQKSAAVCKSATPAFALTTAHSAPLGLAFYTGKTFPNTYRGQMFAALHGSWNRSEKSGYKVVTVNPQTGQVRDFLTGFLRGDEVLGRPVDPVVARDGALLVTDDGEGRVWRIQYVGR
- a CDS encoding MerR family transcriptional regulator gives rise to the protein MKLRIGELARHSGVTVRTLRHYDQIGLLCPGERTDGDHRLYSEGEVRTLHQIQTLRTLGLSLDQIRGALHDPVHDPAAVLAAHIRLLEERLEREQTLLERLRRLDPRGASWAELLEVIRMNEKVEKMLDVARQVGEQPKFDDEQMKYLEQRREVVGEARIKEVEAEWPRLMAEVLREMEAGTHASDPRVLDLARRWQGLVAEFTGGRPDIGGTLNESYQAHLTPEMQAMWSYIGEAMGHLK
- a CDS encoding DUF1572 family protein — protein: MTTAVADLYLSDVRSRMRGVKTLGDGALAQLQSGEWHTALSEGGNSAAVLVQHMAGNMHSRWGGLRGGYAPGMEGETPGRHRDAEFEEGNRAGDELRQLWEDGWTVFLDALDHLRPADLTGTLTIRGEPHTVLEAIQRQVAHYSGHVYQLVLLVKTLRGADWQTLSIPRGGSTAYNARLEAEHR